A window of the Streptomyces sp. NBC_00454 genome harbors these coding sequences:
- a CDS encoding HU family DNA-binding protein: MNRSELVAALSERAEVTRKDADAVLAALAETVGEIVAKGDEKVTIPGFLTFERTHRAARTARNPQTGDPIQIPAGYSVKVSAGSKLKEAAKGK; this comes from the coding sequence ATGAACCGCAGTGAGCTGGTGGCCGCTCTGTCCGAGCGCGCCGAGGTGACCCGCAAGGACGCCGACGCCGTTCTGGCCGCGCTCGCCGAGACCGTCGGCGAGATTGTCGCCAAGGGCGACGAGAAGGTCACCATCCCCGGCTTCCTGACCTTCGAGCGCACCCACCGTGCCGCTCGCACCGCGCGCAACCCGCAGACCGGCGACCCCATCCAGATCCCGGCCGGCTACAGCGTGAAGGTCTCCGCGGGCTCCAAGCTCAAGGAAGCCGCCAAGGGCAAGTAG